The following coding sequences lie in one Blastocatellia bacterium genomic window:
- a CDS encoding type II toxin-antitoxin system HicB family antitoxin, whose amino-acid sequence MLLEYIQEALDRARYELIDDEEPYYGEVPELAGVWATGKSLEECRRNLREVIEGWIIVRLQKGLPVPRLVKKRRGKVKEILLHV is encoded by the coding sequence ATGTTGCTCGAGTACATCCAAGAAGCTTTGGACAGGGCGCGATATGAACTTATTGATGATGAAGAACCGTACTATGGTGAAGTCCCGGAATTGGCGGGAGTGTGGGCCACAGGAAAAAGTTTAGAGGAATGTCGTAGGAATTTGAGAGAAGTCATAGAAGGCTGGATCATCGTTCGATTACAGAAAGGACTACCTGTGCCAAGGTTGGTTAAGAAGCGTCGTGGGAAGGTAAAGGAGATCCTGCTTCATGTCTAA